A section of the Gammaproteobacteria bacterium genome encodes:
- a CDS encoding nicotinamide-nucleotide amidohydrolase family protein: MTIDIELQTLATRLGELLKQRGHLLAVAESCTGGWLSETITSIAGSSTWFDRGFITYSNQAKQDMLGVKHSTLTQFGAVSAQTVQEMAEGALTHSRAHCTIAITGIAGPEGGSIEKPVGTVWIAAAAIGKLTQLVCYHFEGDREMIRRQAVICALGECFK; this comes from the coding sequence ATGACTATTGATATCGAATTACAAACTTTAGCTACTCGGCTTGGAGAATTGCTTAAGCAACGGGGTCATCTTTTAGCAGTGGCTGAATCTTGCACTGGGGGATGGCTGTCAGAAACGATTACTTCTATTGCAGGCAGTTCGACCTGGTTCGATCGGGGTTTTATCACTTACAGCAATCAGGCCAAACAGGATATGCTGGGAGTAAAACACAGCACTTTAACCCAATTTGGTGCAGTGAGTGCACAGACGGTGCAGGAAATGGCTGAAGGTGCCTTAACGCATAGTCGGGCACACTGCACTATCGCCATTACCGGAATCGCAGGACCAGAAGGAGGTAGCATTGAAAAACCAGTAGGTACGGTATGGATTGCTGCAGCCGCTATTGGTAAATTAACACAACTGGTCTGCTACCATTTTGAAGGTGATCGGGAAATGATCCGTAGGCAGGCAGTGATATGCGCGCTTGGTGAATGCTTTAAATAA
- the mutS gene encoding DNA mismatch repair protein MutS, with the protein MKMDITKTTEELSAHTPAMQQYLRIKAQHPDMLLFYRMGDFYELFFSDAEKAARLLNITLTARGQSAGRAIPMAGVPYHALENYLAKLVQLGESAVLCEQVGDPATSKGPVERQVTRIITPGTVSDDALLDESNDNLLVAIHTVGNQFGIASLDITSGRFQILEVQGIEALQAELARLKPAETLLSEDFAHVQHLTSFAMRRRPPWEFEIDSALHVLNQQFKTQNLQGFGCDHLSIAICAAGALLHYVKYTQRSALPHIRALIAEPHDASVILDSATLRNLELITNLNGGKQHTLAEILDQTATPMGSRALRRWLTRPTRDISLLITRQQNIATLQATALNQPLHSLLRGIGDMERILARIALKSARPRDLAQLRQALTLLPQIQTLLMKHLTPSLQQLSIDLKDFNHLTQLLQQAIVENPPALLREGGVIATGYDKELDEWRQLSEHADQFLIDLEQREKARTGIATLKVGYNRIHGYYIEISRGQSAAAPVDYIRRQTLKNAERYITPELKQFEDKVLSSKSRALSREKLLYEELLDRLIQDIASLQTTASALAELDVLNNLAERATTLNLVAPEFQQQPGIFIEAGRHLVIEQVSQAPFVPNDIQCHAERRMLLITGPNMGGKSTYMRQTALIALLAYTGSFVPASRAILGPIDRIFTRIGASDDLASGRSTFMVEMTETATILHNATENSLVLMDEIGRGTSTFDGLSLAWACAAHLAREIRALTLFSTHYFELTHLPEYIPCVANVHLHAVEHNDKIVFLHTVNEGPASQSYGLQVAQLAGVPHAVIQQARDKLQELERQNFQAMPQQHLSQPVQKDFLLETFLHPALEKLKSIAPDSLTPMAALEEIYKLKKMLELTL; encoded by the coding sequence ATGAAAATGGATATAACAAAAACCACTGAAGAATTATCCGCGCATACGCCAGCGATGCAGCAATATCTGCGTATTAAAGCCCAGCATCCTGATATGTTGCTGTTTTACCGCATGGGCGACTTCTACGAATTATTTTTTTCCGATGCAGAAAAAGCTGCACGACTGCTCAATATCACCCTCACCGCACGTGGCCAATCCGCAGGTCGAGCCATACCTATGGCGGGCGTGCCTTACCATGCCTTAGAAAATTATCTTGCCAAACTAGTACAGCTAGGAGAATCAGCAGTATTGTGTGAACAAGTGGGAGATCCAGCAACCAGCAAAGGCCCAGTTGAACGCCAAGTCACACGCATCATCACCCCTGGTACTGTCAGCGACGATGCGCTATTAGATGAGTCTAACGATAATCTATTGGTAGCCATCCACACCGTAGGCAATCAATTTGGCATCGCCAGCCTCGATATCACCAGCGGTCGCTTTCAGATTCTAGAAGTGCAGGGTATAGAAGCACTGCAAGCAGAACTTGCTCGCTTAAAACCAGCAGAAACGCTTTTGAGTGAAGACTTTGCTCATGTGCAGCATTTAACGTCATTCGCAATGCGCCGTCGTCCGCCTTGGGAATTTGAAATAGACAGCGCCCTGCATGTGTTAAATCAACAATTTAAAACCCAAAATTTGCAAGGTTTTGGTTGCGATCATCTGAGTATCGCCATCTGCGCTGCCGGGGCGCTACTACACTATGTTAAATATACACAACGCTCAGCGCTACCCCATATCCGTGCCCTGATAGCTGAACCGCACGATGCCAGCGTCATACTGGATTCTGCGACCTTGCGCAATCTGGAACTGATAACTAACTTAAATGGTGGTAAACAACACACACTAGCGGAAATCCTCGATCAGACGGCAACACCGATGGGCAGTCGAGCATTGCGCCGCTGGCTGACCCGCCCCACTCGCGATATATCCCTATTAATCACCCGCCAACAAAATATCGCCACATTACAAGCCACAGCGCTTAACCAACCTTTACATAGCCTATTGCGGGGCATTGGTGACATGGAACGTATTCTTGCGCGTATCGCATTAAAATCAGCGCGCCCACGTGATTTAGCACAACTACGCCAAGCATTAACTCTTCTTCCCCAAATTCAAACTTTACTCATGAAGCACTTAACGCCCAGTTTGCAACAGCTAAGTATTGATCTTAAAGATTTCAACCACTTAACACAGCTATTGCAACAGGCTATTGTGGAAAATCCTCCCGCATTGCTGCGGGAAGGTGGTGTGATAGCCACTGGATATGATAAGGAGCTGGATGAATGGCGCCAATTAAGCGAGCACGCAGATCAGTTCCTGATCGACTTAGAGCAACGCGAAAAAGCCCGCACCGGTATAGCTACATTAAAAGTGGGCTATAACCGCATCCATGGCTATTACATTGAGATTAGCCGTGGTCAATCGGCAGCAGCACCGGTTGATTACATCCGCCGTCAGACTTTAAAAAATGCTGAGCGCTATATCACCCCTGAACTCAAGCAATTTGAAGATAAAGTATTAAGTAGCAAAAGTCGTGCCTTATCACGCGAAAAATTACTGTATGAAGAATTACTCGATCGTCTGATACAAGACATCGCGTCACTGCAAACGACAGCCAGCGCTTTAGCAGAATTAGATGTACTCAATAATCTCGCAGAACGCGCTACGACTTTGAACTTGGTCGCACCTGAATTTCAGCAGCAACCTGGCATTTTTATCGAAGCCGGCCGGCATCTGGTTATTGAACAAGTCAGTCAAGCCCCTTTTGTGCCTAACGATATTCAATGCCATGCTGAGCGACGCATGTTGCTTATCACAGGTCCAAATATGGGCGGAAAATCAACCTATATGCGTCAGACGGCTTTAATCGCGCTATTGGCTTATACCGGCAGCTTTGTTCCTGCTTCACGCGCTATACTGGGCCCTATAGATAGAATCTTTACCCGCATCGGCGCCAGCGATGATTTAGCCAGCGGTCGTTCTACTTTTATGGTAGAAATGACAGAAACGGCGACTATTTTACATAACGCGACAGAAAACTCTCTGGTACTTATGGATGAGATCGGCAGAGGCACTAGCACCTTTGATGGTTTATCCTTGGCCTGGGCATGTGCCGCACACCTGGCTCGTGAAATCCGTGCTTTAACATTATTTTCAACACATTATTTTGAGTTAACGCATTTACCGGAGTACATTCCCTGTGTAGCTAATGTCCATCTGCACGCAGTGGAACATAATGATAAAATTGTATTTTTACATACGGTCAATGAAGGACCGGCAAGCCAAAGCTATGGTTTACAGGTGGCGCAATTGGCGGGAGTGCCACACGCAGTTATCCAGCAAGCGCGCGATAAATTGCAAGAATTGGAGCGGCAAAATTTTCAGGCAATGCCCCAGCAACATCTGTCACAACCGGTACAAAAAGATTTTTTACTGGAGACTTTTTTGCATCCAGCACTGGAAAAACTGAAAAGTATAGCACCGGATTCACTGACACCAATGGCTGCCTTAGAAGAGATTTATAAGTTAAAAAAAATGCTGGAGCTCACATTGTGA